The genomic region atatgtattattctgGCTAGAAGCAAGACGCATCTTCTACCTTTAAGGAAAATAGATCTatgaagataataaataaataaatatttaaggacAATTTTCGATTGAAGATGTGGAATGTCTTCGTCATATACTATACGCGACATTATTAACATTCtattacttacataaattacattaaacaaattataaatacataccaaTAGATGAGAACTctataattttctaaaagCTTCTCTAATTTAGCTGTGACGTTATTTAAAAAGTCCCGTCGCATGTTTGTTATAACAGAGTAATCGTTGATGGAAAACATAAGGTCTCCAACATGAAGGGCCTCTCTAACATCGGCTTTAGTGATGTAGTCGTAGAAGTTGTAATCCAAATTGACATAATCCTTGATAGCGTTGTATAATTGTCGTTTGCCGGACATTTCTTTGAGCCGTTTTAGAAGGTCTTCACGAAACTGgaagataaacaaaatttattttagtaattagGCGTGTAGGATAGtcgaattaaataattgaaattaaagagCAATTGAAATTCATTCATTCCttatttgttaattgttttatagatATGTGAATGACTTTGTGTGTTGTTGAAGTTGTCtttatcacataatattaggAAAATCACGTAGAATATTTAACAACTAAACAACGCATGAAAGGTAAGCGTGTGggatataaattttgttataatttatatcccacatacacatttatattttgttaagttTAATGTATCGTCATTCGTCATTACACATAGGTACTACGCTATGTGTAATGACGAATGACGATACATTTTAGTCACCGTTTTGTTCAATGCTGTATCTTTTAGATTGTATCATAATAGAATAAGTGTATCagaatatgtataatatcttatttaaattgtaatgaacgcattaaataaaacataggtattagTGTCATGGAATTAACAACATGATAATGATTCATTGGAAAAGCCTTACCAACAGTATAATATCTACATCTATTTAATACTTTCCACTTATGTTCAATTAACAGGTTTAGTCGACAGTGATCttcttgatttatttttcatattttttataaatcaggttaaaaaaaataatttacctaaTTTTTAAGGTAAATCGTGAGCTAGTGGAGCGGGATCTTTCTTTGcatattttgcatttaattgcctcaactatttttttttgtacgaACCGACTGAATGAATAGATTTGTCAAATCACATATCTGAATAGAATCCGCTATTGATACTAATTGACATTTTAAGAGTATTATGTTTTGCTAATGATTTGGTCACCCGGGCCTACACACGACGACGATTACCACGAACAAAATAAGCAATaataacacataataataagaGAACTTTActggctggtgtcccacaacacagtaaagttctctaaagggcctctgcgtgttggatccgtgtccccacgtaagccttccaaagggccgggtaccttccttatgatggtacccgagtattatggattgagatacacatattataataaggaaGCATATTTTTAACGCCAATTTCTTAATCTAGTAGCTGGTAGAAAAGGggtaaggcagaacaacgtttgccgggtCAGCTGGTAGTACCTAATATGGTTTAAAACAAGTGGAATAATACATACACTATAAGCGTTGCTCGCAATCCCGTCTCCCAAAgacttaataaatttatccTGTAATGGTTTAGCCGCGAGCACACCCTGACGATCGATCAAGCCGAAGTTATAAAATGTGGATGAATAATCCGCCACGCTGTCTCCATTCAAAATTGGATTTCCTAAAATAATACCCTGAAAGAGAAacattaatgtaaatatcCGGAgctttattgcaataaatgcTTACacatataaacaaattaaagggtacaaaaaaaaattagagcGGCGCGCGGGTTCTttctttcataaaataaataaatattaataattaatattctagATAATCCAAGTGaaagataagtaatatttttcctGTTGTGGAAGCCGATTACTTCtggtaataaaaatacaatatggtTGGAGATTCCAGATTTAAAATGTCTGTGGGGTAAACCCGCTACGTTACTGCGCGGCGTAAGGAGAATTTATCTTAattccatttttataaatttcatacgCCGATGTAATAAAGAactaaataaatcttaataagtaagacgttatacttataatattttaacgcCGTTAGGCAAACGACACAATTGCGAACATTACCCACAACTCGATTGTGTAAAAGAATTAGATTCAATAATTTTTGACCTTTGAACTTATTGTTAATAGTACGTAATTATACTATTTAGTATATCTGACCACGATTTCACAAATTACTTCCCGAACGAAAAGCTTTAAGAATATATGAACGAATTTTTAAATGCCAAGGTTAACTATATGAGATATTAATTGCCAGTTATTATGATTGTGGTGCATTGTTACGAGAAGTACcctagtaaattatttttagaaattgtaTCACAATCATTCAATAAATTTCCTGATTATAACCAAAAGACCGATAGGTACCTATCGGATATAGGTACTGACTGTTTCAATAATTAAacgcagttttttttttatttaactaaatGTAGGTCTCGCTTTTTTGGCGTACGTATATACGTATTACTGCCCGTGCTAGTTATGACTAAGACAATGAAATTATACAATCATAATATGAGCATGAACAATTGATTTAATACCGAAGAAGATTTATAACCGCAGCCTATAGTTGATAGTTAAATTCTTCAGTTATTATACCTTTTAAGGAATGATATGTCAGACTAACCAAGGATGTAATATGCATTACATCCTTTGTAGTATGCATGCACTTATATAATAACACTCACAGACCACAGTCGAAGTAAATAAAGGTAAGATGTAATTACAAAGTCGTGGAGAACAatctattcataataatatgccaCAGACAGGAAAAGATTAGGTACATTACATGCAAGAATGAAACACGATAGGTATAAATGAACATGACCTACCTTTAAGTTAATGGATATTGTTGAGTTCGTCTCCATGATTTTCATGGCCAGAGCTGGCGCGTAGTGGCCCGTAAATTTGTCCCCAGCTATATAGAGCGGGGCTTTACTTAATTCTGGGTATATTTGTACCAATTGTTGCACCGCTGATAAGAGATTACTTGcatactgaaaatataaataagaacctcttttaatatacttagtaACACTTTTATTCTATCAAAATGCgttctattataattatttacatatatttattcaaagaaacttaatatattaaagtGGATGAAACTCACTGAATATTCACTGATATAAATTGGTATTTCAAAAGAAACGACTTTATCAGCAGCAGCAGTAGTAACAAAATTCGTCAACGATTTAGAGATTTTAatagtaattttaatgtaggtattttaattctaatctataaatattaatattagtacataatatatgacaAAGGATTATAAACATACCATCTCTTCATCCGCTGGTATACCCGATAAATCTTTATTCGTATGACTGTATCCCTCAGCGACGGAGTTATCCATAAACACCATTGAAAACTTTTTGTTCCATGAATGTTCTCGATCTGCAAAATTATGGATAGTTACATAGGTACAAAATCCAGAAGACAAAAAGAAATTACAATTGTATTTTCGTACATTACCTTTCAAATATCCACCCCTGGACAGTCTTGTATCATTTACAATGTATTCAAAAGGCCCAATTTCATTGAAGAGCCCCGCCATGCTGGTCAACCCTAATCCACCTTGCAGCCAAAGGATCCAGGGCATATCCCGTCcatcattatttattgttggAAAGTACCAGAAAAACTGATTCGAGTTGTGTTTCTCGTCGACAGTTAAGAAACCTGAATAGCTCCTTACATCGAGGAAAATTT from Colias croceus chromosome 3, ilColCroc2.1 harbors:
- the LOC123705830 gene encoding venom serine carboxypeptidase-like, with amino-acid sequence MKKKMCTMLHILFILCATVHPILTATPLILTPFVNQNNTEEARNRSAVDPKIFLDVRSYSGFLTVDEKHNSNQFFWYFPTINNDGRDMPWILWLQGGLGLTSMAGLFNEIGPFEYIVNDTRLSRGGYLKDREHSWNKKFSMVFMDNSVAEGYSHTNKDLSGIPADEEMYASNLLSAVQQLVQIYPELSKAPLYIAGDKFTGHYAPALAMKIMETNSTISINLKGIILGNPILNGDSVADYSSTFYNFGLIDRQGVLAAKPLQDKFIKSLGDGIASNAYSFREDLLKRLKEMSGKRQLYNAIKDYVNLDYNFYDYITKADVREALHVGDLMFSINDYSVITNMRRDFLNNVTAKLEKLLENYRVLIYCGQFDLEGPCVPNAEARRKWQWKKREDFLKAPHLPWWFNDSMAGYIKSGGNLMEVLITDTGSLVPIDRPAELFHLISNFIDNKEFNFVLPPDYVINENYTAPYVEETKIEPNDEHVKLTISLIVNIVLILLLLLGIVLFLRFKKKIKQLYGPVSEGAMNMR